The Clostridia bacterium genome includes a window with the following:
- a CDS encoding carbohydrate binding domain-containing protein, which yields TAEAHEGAKALCLKAPAGSANYTKVARQNGIAIEANKDYVFTFWAKAASDNTGSKGYHAYVFGDSSNKLADNSFSPTAVWTKYTIEFNSGAFTSCFVNFSTGSSPDGTAIVIDDLFMEEKIIVDDAIIKNGGFENADIDPWEIFNGSAITSDAHTGSKALILSGSSYYAKVARQMGLKIEPNTDYVYTFWAKAAGSSTGAKPYHAYVFGGSSGQDNKFTDKTIDITNDWTLYTVRFNSGDFTECYIHFSAGSSPDGSAVVVDDFAMEVSVDTTLVKNGNFEAATVDPWTLYENTAVTADAHSGEKALCLLATGSYAKAARQSGITIKPNTDYILSFWAKGDQNAQGSKGYHAGVYDAGGTKIVSEYIAIPAEWTFHTISFNSGDVTSCYINFSASSSPDGAGMIIDDVVLEEKPDEVLIRNGGFEENGYSPWTTGGTTALSDVAHEGGHSLRLMGSSYYQSVAKQTGLILTKNTEYILIFWAKWDSESGGTKQYHSYVFGDKEKLCSNSIALTDDWRRYAIAFNSGDYSDWYVNFSAGSSPDGSAIYIDDVEIIHRDGSGYFGEYPEQLVEGADIRIVSFNVLVAQEDFSWSPWVIGERPEKFKAFIDYYKPDVVGLQECSEKWHDGINRLLGDTYEFLNPDFGGQAGMNCSPIIYDKTRLRVIASEVYSYTIGNSPRFRLIDIGVFERISDGRRFIVSSTHLDPGWDDDDHTEQRNVQAGELVVKAREYINQWNCPFISTGDMNCPAGDIPYNTIVNSGVFVDADDHPDPGVVDHIFHTVGTECLFTARVTDADLQGTSDHYPLIGDFKLTAMPQITGIEVTAPDKVEYVEGREELDLSGGKVTVTYDNGSTEEVALTAEMVEGFDNTVVGPQTLTVTYNGFTDTFDVTIIAYVLIGDIDGDDEVTVADALAALRMAVGLADQPEGDALGVADVDADGTVTVSDALRILRIAARLD from the coding sequence AAGGGATATCACGCCTACGTTTTCGGCGACAGCAGCAACAAGCTTGCGGATAATTCTTTCTCTCCCACCGCCGTATGGACTAAGTACACGATCGAGTTCAACAGCGGCGCGTTCACGTCGTGCTTCGTCAATTTCTCGACCGGCAGTTCGCCCGACGGCACCGCTATCGTCATCGATGATTTGTTTATGGAAGAGAAGATTATCGTTGACGACGCTATCATCAAGAACGGCGGCTTTGAGAACGCCGACATCGATCCGTGGGAGATCTTCAACGGCAGCGCGATAACCTCCGACGCTCATACCGGAAGCAAGGCGCTGATCCTTTCCGGCTCCTCTTACTATGCGAAGGTCGCAAGGCAGATGGGATTGAAGATCGAGCCGAATACCGATTACGTTTACACCTTCTGGGCTAAAGCCGCCGGGAGCAGCACGGGCGCAAAACCTTATCACGCCTACGTTTTCGGCGGAAGCTCCGGACAGGATAACAAGTTTACCGACAAGACGATAGATATCACTAATGATTGGACGCTCTATACCGTCAGATTCAACAGCGGCGACTTTACCGAGTGTTACATTCATTTTTCAGCCGGCAGCTCGCCAGACGGCAGCGCCGTGGTAGTTGATGATTTTGCTATGGAAGTTTCTGTAGATACGACGCTTGTTAAGAACGGCAATTTCGAAGCCGCGACCGTAGACCCCTGGACGCTTTACGAGAACACCGCTGTCACCGCGGACGCTCATTCGGGCGAAAAGGCGCTTTGCCTTCTTGCTACGGGTTCTTATGCGAAAGCCGCGAGGCAGAGCGGTATCACCATAAAGCCGAACACCGATTATATCCTTTCCTTCTGGGCGAAGGGCGATCAGAACGCTCAGGGCTCGAAGGGCTACCACGCCGGCGTTTATGACGCGGGCGGAACCAAGATCGTGAGCGAGTACATAGCGATACCCGCTGAATGGACTTTCCACACAATCTCCTTCAACAGCGGCGACGTTACCTCCTGCTATATCAACTTCTCAGCTTCAAGCTCGCCCGACGGAGCCGGCATGATAATCGACGACGTCGTGCTTGAAGAGAAGCCCGACGAGGTTCTTATCAGAAACGGCGGATTTGAAGAGAACGGGTATTCTCCGTGGACCACCGGCGGCACGACCGCTCTCAGCGACGTTGCTCACGAAGGCGGGCATTCGCTCCGCCTGATGGGAAGCAGCTACTATCAGAGCGTTGCCAAGCAGACCGGTCTGATCCTCACAAAGAACACCGAGTATATCCTGATCTTCTGGGCGAAGTGGGATTCCGAATCCGGCGGAACGAAGCAGTATCACAGCTACGTTTTCGGCGACAAGGAGAAGCTTTGCTCCAATTCGATAGCGTTGACCGACGACTGGAGACGCTACGCAATCGCATTCAACAGCGGCGACTATTCCGACTGGTACGTCAACTTCTCCGCGGGCAGCTCGCCCGACGGCAGCGCAATATACATCGACGACGTTGAAATTATCCACAGAGACGGCAGCGGCTACTTCGGCGAATACCCCGAGCAGCTCGTTGAGGGAGCCGATATCAGAATCGTATCCTTCAACGTGCTCGTCGCGCAGGAAGACTTCAGCTGGAGCCCCTGGGTTATCGGCGAAAGGCCCGAGAAGTTCAAGGCGTTTATCGACTACTATAAGCCCGACGTCGTAGGTCTGCAGGAATGCTCCGAGAAGTGGCACGACGGCATCAACCGTCTGCTCGGCGATACCTATGAGTTCCTCAACCCCGATTTCGGCGGTCAGGCGGGTATGAACTGCAGTCCGATCATATATGACAAGACCAGGCTCCGCGTTATCGCGAGCGAAGTGTATTCCTACACGATAGGCAACAGCCCGCGCTTCCGCCTTATCGACATCGGCGTTTTCGAGCGCATCAGCGACGGCAGAAGATTTATCGTCAGCTCCACTCATCTCGATCCGGGCTGGGACGACGACGATCACACCGAGCAAAGAAACGTTCAGGCGGGCGAGCTCGTCGTTAAGGCGAGAGAATATATCAATCAGTGGAACTGCCCCTTCATTTCCACCGGCGATATGAACTGCCCGGCCGGCGATATTCCTTATAATACCATCGTCAACAGCGGAGTATTTGTCGACGCCGACGATCATCCGGACCCCGGCGTTGTCGACCACATTTTCCATACCGTAGGCACCGAATGCCTTTTCACCGCGCGCGTGACGGACGCGGACCTCCAGGGAACTTCCGATCACTATCCGCTCATCGGCGATTTCAAACTGACCGCAATGCCGCAGATCACCGGCATCGAAGTCACCGCTCCCGACAAGGTCGAATACGTTGAGGGCAGAGAAGAGCTCGACCTGTCCGGGGGAAAGGTAACGGTCACTTACGATAACGGCTCGACTGAAGAAGTCGCTCTCACGGCCGAAATGGTCGAGGGCTTCGACAACACCGTCGTAGGACCGCAGACCCTGACGGTAACTTACAACGGATTCACCGACACCTTTGACGTCACGATAATCGCCTACGTGCTCATCGGTGACATAGACGGCGATGACGAAGTCACCGTAGCGGACGCTCTTGCGGCGCTGCGTATGGCTGTCGGCCTTGCCGATCAGCCGGAAGGAGACGCGCTCGGCGTTGCCGACGTTGACGCCGACGGCACCGTGACCGTTTCCGACGCGCTGCGTATTCTCCGCATTGCCGCGAGACTCGACTGA
- a CDS encoding leucine-rich repeat protein has product MRKKIIALILTLAVASSLISIAGLIPASAADTSALDAEITSAKVLLNKGYGEQSRKYLADRVQRAEAVLFDETAPQDEIDAALEILIAAEDSLSQMYGFSLIDMNGVSGWNEAALAQMNEFSSSRSVDAVNKPDGVDFSVSVSGDGSAYISNSNAAGDGIIGASPFGTDLVRADGFKLWISVVAPAEFEITVGSSDMSRAYSASFWADGDGYVMIPFDAFSTVDGAAVKEETDLGYLRIGTGAAASFKFADLNAYDEILEGSTKTAYSETKITSRNQLENNAYYKIIESTSGKAVTLGPEISETATQWELCIGVDDDNLDLYLDENREGDRKQMWQFSLSPSGNNTFRIINKSCTHALEISSSGGSLAHPRPVLNEARQEWSVSITGGKATIQVRNVGKLTTAGDTVKATTGSTYKKFELYKVVETEYVQSWSDEFDGDKLDRSKWSVDDGFWFGGTVSTMHTDDDEQLEVSDGMLNMTVTPDRYGAFEMQGTYMSTSGRFALSYGKVEIRAKLAYGNGQFPAFWMMPTDMMNMGGGEIDIMEIVVTDDIRDNGIQIGTIHWTSDDGYTHWSKAHYMKIHGYGEKYLSDEFHTYGVEMDHDQVRFYFDGMQYNSLVLNSEGKKFAFGDIARYIIINNSTKGDGASIVNEAWGLEDKYETKIDYVRCYLEAGEMSDNTVDFTTDDSINYSSGIEAVATNDAWDINMPMDINCYGNEGAAADHFANLYIFDPHTGETLRYINLASAMSKYTRSFRVLYSPDATKLAVANTQGCIQIYDTSNYDNTPVRIYNGAVIQENVLFTPDSKYLIVGGYNGGSQAYYNPQTNGKTEKWRFRVFDAATGAKLQDIDVGSDPRFIAITDDGSKVAVTTTSNGTFIYNVSDWSEYGHITEGHDGAIRGADFSSDGSLLVTSDDKGVINVWNVSDLSLNKKLNNVNSGSVRRVVFSPDDKNVLATATYGAARLFEVESGELISLLGGFGNVIREATYSTEGKYIAVASYDGGAKLFAADGTYLETLKAGETDENGEGFILSRIKFSPYEDDYVMFSTRTDPYSVQKWDLPKQYDKTQLKLAMSDCADKTTPEYAYAAKISGLKYATPQMIYKAYTGIGGTTKTDEFISVSPDGYTMPPSVTVNKNAFVYVTAGASPEYADLALKVTNTDDGTSELISADDAGFFMDYNENDEIEAYCSYDFKVKMAEAGSFEFELVDLDSNKAFPKASAAVNEESAAEGFLYSIKDGEVTITKCISGRRNVVVPSEIEGYPVTKIGSYAFDGYGTNVMHMAVTLPDTLKVIGSYAFYNCWSLREIKFPAGLEKIEQYAFSRCRLLSVVDIPAGTTVSSNAFNNAGVGTIKLNSGSGIASSSLSGMSRVREIIIADGIENVNLSISSQYLLEAVYVPESVTSITGGIYNFVDTSSLHTKYIAKIYGVPGSYAQTYAESYPTKFTFVPICAPTITGVEEGKTYDLYEAPVSATWENGHIGYLNGEACYRHADVTEPGEYTLEVINGYDEYKTTVTFTVVDTTPPPYTIGDIDDDGEVTVTDALAALRIALGIAEPEGYQAEAADADKDGEVTVSDVLRILRVAAKIDDPFEQ; this is encoded by the coding sequence ATGAGAAAAAAGATTATCGCGTTAATCCTTACGCTCGCTGTTGCGTCTTCGCTGATTTCGATAGCGGGCCTCATTCCCGCGTCCGCAGCGGATACGTCCGCGCTTGACGCGGAGATTACCTCTGCGAAGGTTCTCTTGAATAAAGGCTACGGCGAGCAGTCGCGTAAGTACCTTGCGGACCGTGTTCAGAGAGCCGAGGCCGTACTCTTTGACGAGACGGCTCCGCAGGATGAAATTGACGCCGCGCTTGAAATCCTCATCGCCGCGGAGGACTCTCTCTCGCAGATGTACGGTTTCAGCCTTATAGATATGAACGGCGTATCCGGCTGGAATGAAGCCGCTCTCGCGCAGATGAACGAGTTTTCTTCTTCCCGTTCCGTCGACGCCGTAAATAAGCCGGATGGCGTTGATTTCTCCGTCAGCGTAAGCGGAGACGGCTCCGCGTATATTTCCAACTCGAACGCGGCGGGCGACGGCATTATAGGCGCTTCGCCGTTCGGAACAGACCTCGTGCGCGCCGACGGCTTCAAGCTTTGGATCTCCGTGGTAGCGCCGGCCGAGTTTGAAATAACCGTCGGTTCATCCGATATGAGCCGCGCGTATTCCGCGAGTTTTTGGGCGGACGGGGACGGTTACGTCATGATACCGTTCGACGCGTTCTCCACGGTCGACGGCGCCGCGGTCAAAGAGGAAACCGATTTAGGATATCTCCGCATCGGAACCGGCGCTGCGGCTTCTTTCAAGTTCGCCGATCTCAACGCTTATGACGAGATACTCGAGGGCAGCACGAAGACCGCTTATTCCGAGACGAAGATAACCTCGCGCAATCAGTTGGAGAACAACGCTTATTACAAGATCATCGAATCCACCTCCGGCAAAGCCGTTACGCTCGGACCGGAGATCAGCGAAACGGCAACTCAATGGGAACTTTGCATCGGCGTGGACGATGACAATCTTGATCTTTATCTTGACGAAAACAGGGAAGGCGATCGTAAGCAAATGTGGCAATTCTCGCTTTCTCCTTCCGGCAATAACACGTTCCGTATTATCAACAAATCTTGCACGCATGCGCTCGAAATTTCGTCTTCCGGCGGAAGCCTCGCTCATCCCAGACCGGTTCTCAATGAGGCCAGGCAGGAGTGGTCGGTCAGCATCACCGGCGGCAAGGCGACCATTCAAGTCCGCAACGTCGGCAAGCTCACTACCGCGGGAGACACCGTAAAAGCGACGACAGGCAGCACTTATAAGAAGTTTGAGCTTTACAAGGTCGTAGAGACCGAATACGTTCAGAGCTGGAGCGACGAATTCGACGGCGACAAGCTCGACAGATCGAAGTGGTCGGTCGACGACGGCTTCTGGTTCGGCGGAACGGTTTCAACCATGCACACTGATGACGACGAGCAGCTCGAAGTTTCGGACGGCATGCTGAATATGACCGTCACACCCGACAGATACGGCGCTTTTGAAATGCAGGGAACTTATATGAGCACAAGCGGCAGGTTCGCTTTGAGCTACGGCAAGGTCGAGATACGCGCGAAGCTCGCTTACGGCAACGGTCAGTTCCCGGCGTTCTGGATGATGCCTACCGATATGATGAATATGGGCGGCGGCGAGATCGACATCATGGAGATTGTCGTTACTGATGACATTAGAGATAACGGCATTCAAATCGGCACTATCCACTGGACGAGTGACGACGGATACACCCATTGGTCAAAAGCCCATTATATGAAGATCCACGGCTACGGAGAAAAGTATCTCAGCGATGAGTTCCATACCTACGGCGTGGAGATGGATCACGATCAGGTCAGATTCTACTTTGACGGAATGCAGTACAATTCGCTTGTGTTAAACAGCGAGGGTAAGAAGTTCGCGTTCGGAGACATCGCGAGATATATCATTATAAATAATTCCACCAAAGGCGACGGTGCAAGCATCGTTAACGAAGCGTGGGGTCTCGAGGATAAATACGAAACCAAGATAGACTACGTCAGGTGCTATCTTGAAGCCGGTGAAATGAGCGATAATACCGTCGACTTCACGACTGACGACAGCATCAACTATTCATCCGGCATAGAGGCCGTTGCCACCAACGACGCGTGGGATATCAATATGCCGATGGATATCAACTGCTACGGCAACGAAGGCGCCGCTGCGGATCATTTCGCCAATCTCTACATATTCGATCCGCATACCGGAGAAACGCTCAGATACATCAACCTTGCTTCTGCGATGTCTAAGTACACCAGATCCTTCCGCGTTCTGTATTCGCCGGATGCCACGAAGCTCGCTGTCGCAAACACGCAGGGATGCATACAGATTTATGATACTTCCAATTACGATAACACGCCGGTCAGAATCTATAACGGCGCCGTTATTCAGGAAAACGTTCTGTTTACGCCGGACAGTAAATACCTGATAGTCGGCGGTTACAACGGCGGTTCGCAGGCATATTACAACCCCCAGACCAACGGCAAGACGGAAAAATGGCGTTTCCGCGTTTTCGACGCTGCCACGGGCGCGAAGCTGCAGGATATAGACGTCGGCAGCGATCCGCGCTTCATAGCGATAACCGACGACGGTTCTAAGGTGGCGGTAACGACCACGAGCAACGGCACGTTCATTTATAACGTTTCCGACTGGAGTGAATACGGCCATATAACCGAAGGCCACGACGGAGCGATCCGCGGCGCCGACTTTTCTTCGGACGGCAGCCTGCTCGTGACTTCCGACGACAAGGGCGTCATAAACGTCTGGAACGTTTCCGATCTTTCGCTCAACAAGAAGCTCAACAACGTCAACTCCGGCTCGGTAAGACGCGTAGTCTTCTCGCCGGACGATAAGAACGTCCTCGCGACCGCGACCTATGGCGCCGCGCGTCTGTTCGAGGTCGAGAGCGGAGAGCTTATCTCGCTGCTCGGCGGTTTCGGCAACGTCATCCGCGAAGCGACCTATTCTACGGAAGGCAAATATATCGCCGTCGCCTCATACGACGGCGGGGCGAAGCTTTTCGCCGCAGACGGCACATATCTCGAAACGCTGAAGGCGGGTGAGACTGACGAGAACGGCGAAGGCTTCATCCTTTCCCGAATCAAGTTCTCGCCTTATGAGGACGATTACGTTATGTTCTCCACCCGCACCGATCCTTACTCGGTGCAGAAGTGGGACCTCCCGAAGCAGTACGACAAAACGCAGCTTAAGCTCGCCATGAGCGACTGCGCGGACAAAACCACGCCCGAATACGCTTACGCGGCGAAGATTTCCGGCTTGAAGTATGCTACTCCGCAGATGATCTACAAGGCGTATACCGGCATTGGCGGAACGACGAAGACCGACGAATTCATCAGCGTCTCTCCCGACGGATACACGATGCCGCCGAGCGTTACCGTCAATAAAAACGCTTTCGTCTACGTTACCGCAGGGGCGTCTCCGGAATACGCGGATCTCGCGCTGAAGGTCACAAATACCGACGACGGCACAAGCGAGCTTATTTCCGCGGACGACGCCGGATTCTTTATGGATTATAATGAAAACGACGAAATTGAGGCGTATTGCAGTTACGATTTCAAGGTCAAGATGGCGGAAGCCGGCTCCTTCGAGTTCGAACTCGTCGACCTCGATTCCAACAAGGCGTTCCCGAAGGCAAGCGCTGCCGTCAATGAAGAAAGCGCGGCGGAGGGATTCCTCTATTCGATAAAGGACGGAGAAGTCACGATAACGAAGTGTATCTCTGGCAGGCGCAACGTCGTTGTTCCGAGTGAGATAGAGGGGTACCCTGTCACCAAGATCGGTTCTTATGCCTTCGACGGCTACGGAACCAACGTTATGCATATGGCGGTTACGCTTCCCGACACGCTGAAGGTTATCGGCAGTTACGCCTTTTATAACTGCTGGTCTCTGCGTGAGATAAAGTTCCCCGCAGGACTTGAAAAGATAGAACAGTACGCTTTCAGCAGATGCAGACTGCTCAGCGTCGTCGATATCCCCGCCGGCACGACAGTCAGTTCCAACGCTTTTAACAACGCCGGCGTCGGAACTATAAAGCTCAACTCCGGATCGGGTATTGCGAGCAGTTCTCTTTCGGGAATGTCCAGAGTACGCGAGATAATTATTGCTGACGGTATCGAGAACGTTAACCTGAGTATTTCTTCTCAGTATCTGTTAGAGGCGGTTTACGTTCCCGAAAGCGTGACCTCGATAACCGGAGGCATATACAATTTCGTTGACACAAGCTCTTTGCACACAAAGTATATCGCAAAGATCTACGGCGTCCCGGGAAGTTACGCGCAGACTTACGCCGAGTCGTATCCGACGAAGTTTACCTTCGTACCGATTTGCGCGCCGACGATTACCGGAGTAGAGGAAGGCAAGACCTACGATCTCTACGAAGCGCCCGTTTCGGCGACCTGGGAAAACGGGCACATCGGATACCTCAACGGCGAAGCGTGTTACAGACACGCCGACGTGACCGAGCCCGGCGAGTACACGCTCGAAGTTATAAACGGCTATGACGAGTATAAGACGACCGTGACCTTCACAGTCGTCGATACTACGCCTCCGCCGTACACGATCGGCGACATTGACGACGATGGTGAAGTCACCGTTACCGACGCGCTCGCCGCGCTGCGCATCGCGCTCGGGATTGCCGAGCCGGAGGGCTATCAAGCGGAAGCCGCCGACGCTGACAAAGACGGCGAAGTGACAGTTTCCGACGTGCTCCGCATCCTTCGCGTCGCCGCGAAGATTGACGATCCCTTTGAACAATAA